From Calliphora vicina chromosome 3, idCalVici1.1, whole genome shotgun sequence:
tttaatttaaaagatattttaataagcatttaaaaatattattagatttgtgggaaaaaaatgtttatatccaaattttagtgcaaaaaattaatagtgctatattcggccgtgccgaaaacaatttttttgttaaaaaaatagatccaaaaatcatttgtaggtcgatttttaatagcaactaTGTATATAACTATTCGCGATATATAGATTTATCAATCATGTTTATATATtattgggggcttcggaaagttgatttgtGAACTTTGCATTTTAagctgattttttaaaaagtttgttgtAAAATGAGCTTTTGataagatattaatatcttatcaaaattacatatttatgtattattaccagggaaaccaaaatatgcaaatgcatgttttttctggtgagtctaatgagcacatggataagatatttacacgtttcagaaattaaatacatatttttgcatatatttgttttaagagcatatttatgttatatttttgagttttaaattttttttttaaacattataaaatatcatcaaaaaatacctctcgaggccttttcatagcttttttttttgatttttctaaataaaagtatattttttgtttaaaaattatgtaaaagtttttttttaagagcatattttaaggtttttactgcatattaaagcgcttaaaacgcttttttagagAATATTTGCGGTTTCCTTGATTATTACATATAATTAACTCACCATCACTGTTCCCAAAGTCTCATTCAGTGTTGTCATATCCTGCTCCAAACGTTGTATGATCTGTTTGTAGTCCTGTATAATGCCCGTATGTTTCTTTTCCTTCTCAATGGCACGTTCATTTGCATCTGCTAACTTCTGTTGTAAATCATTAATTTCCCCTTGAAGTTTACGCCTTTCGCCACCAAAACGATTCTCATAGATTTGAGCCTCTTTCTCCAAACGTTCTTCGTTCTGTTTCTTTTGCATAAATTCATCTTCGTATTGTttcaactttttaattttacgaTCACAAGCCATTTTCATAATACGTCTAGCTTGACTAGAACTGCGACATTTTTTGGGTAAAGTTACgcgaaaatatttcaaaatgccCTCAAAGTCAAGTTGGCGCAAATCATTTTCGCATATCGATAGCAAAGTGAGGGCAACTTGAAATAGCAGAGGAATGCCATCCAAAAGAAACACGTCGAGTACGTGGAATACAAAACATAAAGGAAAGCGAGCTGTGAATAGAGTTAACAGCCATTGCGAGGCATACATATGAGTTTCAATGCCACAATTTACAAAATGTTCGTGGAGTTTAGGTAAATGGTCTTTGATTAAACGATCCAGTTGATACAGACGTAGATATAAGACCTCAAAGCCCTGTTTATAAAGATCACGTAGACTGTAGTCATACATGAGCGATACCAGAACACAAAAAGCATCCTCTTCGGGCATCTTAAGtgcaaataaaaagaaaaagtctAGAGCtattgggaaaaaataacataaacgaAAAACTTACATGTAGCAATAAACTAGCAGCTATAAAACTTAAACCTTGACAGTAGCCAACTTCACTGTCATATACAGCATATGCTTTGGATACTTTGAAAAGCGCATCTTGACCTGAAggaattataaaagtaaaaatgttttgtttaaaaaaacatgtgCACTTATATTTACCTGATCCACCACTTTCTTTGAAGCATTTATGTGCGGGAAATGTTCGGTGTATATCGcgctgtataacagtttcacaTTTGGTTTcctaaaagttttattaaatgtaatttaGAGAGAGAAAAAATACATCAGTTTCATATCGCTATTTGCGACAAGATGGTCATAATTCAAAATGCTATTTCTGAACTGAGTACTCCAAAACATCGTTTCacgaaaattcttattttttcgatttaacaaataataatcattacaaaaacaatatagctttcttacttgtttgagtTGTGACCCTTTTGTCGTAAATATTGCAaagtgctatagaaaattcGCCTTAGCATTCACTTACTTTGGTTATTAAATTCTTATACATATCGAGCATTTCAGTTTTAGTATCAACTCCAGCCAATTTCTTCCAAATCATTTCACGCAATGCCTCCGGAACTCCTAGACGCACTAAAGGTGCTAGATTTTTAGGTCTTTTTTCGCCATCCCATTCTTTAAGTACCGGATCCCACTCATCTAAAGTGTCTTGAGAGCAATCTTTCGAAACTTCCCCGGTACCACTTAATAATGGCTCATCGCCATCTGAAAGATCTTCTGGATCAGTGGGACATTCGTCTTCAATCGATGCAATCGAAGCTGAGCGTACTATACGCGACAGATTATTCATGccaaatttaagtaaatatgaAGAAGATGTAGACTGTTGAGGTGGTTCTGTAATCTCTTCTGAGGGATCAATAGAGCTGACTTTCCAACTATATTCGTCTGTTGtgcgttttaaatgtaaatagaaACGCAAAGTCATGGGGAGGCGCTTTGAAATGAAATGATCCATTAGGCGCAATTCACTAGCAGCATGAATAGATACAGGAGTTTCCATAACAAATCTTACTGGTTCCTGTATGCCGCGTATAACAATGTCAACTGCTACGGTTAAGAAAGTTTTTGAAGTTTCTACATTAAATTGTTCGAATGCTTTTTCACCAGCCTTCCATTCCGCTCGAATATGGTAGGCATTTAAACATAATGGTGTGAGAGGTGCCGGAGCATCCCCATTAGCTGTGGCCGTAATGGTACTACCGTTTCCGCTGACATTTGCACTTGTACTAGCAGATGCATTCGGTTGTATGTAGCCCATAGTTAGCATATCAATCAATTGCATATCTGCTTGTCTCACCAATTTTCCGGGACTTAATAAAACTCCAAAGCATCGCTCGATTAACAAGGGTTGCAATACAGTCGAGGGGGTTTGTTTTACAGTTATGTAAACCTCTTTGTCTGTATTGGCCCGTAACCTAAAGCAATGGCGATCACGGGGCACTGCCGTATAAGAGTTTTTAGCCACCTTTTCTCGTATCTCCaaagaaactaaaaattcaTAGCCAGCCGTATTAAGAGGATTTCCACTTATATCCGATGTTATGGAATTCATCATATTACTATCCACTGCCGAGGTAAGGCTGCAAGTCATACTGGGTGGATAAGTCTGGAAGGCCTTTTGGAAACAGGCtgtaaggaaatattttattattaccagttcaatcatttaatttaaataaaaatatttaccgcTAACTTGATTGACAGCTTCGGGTATATGGCAACGAAAAATATGACACTGAAATAGAGAATCACCATGCAACCAAGTAAAAGCAAAACAGCCATGTTCCACTGTTTCTATTGGTCCGCGAAAGTATAAAATTATACTTTGAATCTCATAGGTGGCTATTATTGTATTGCTATCGGCATCATGTAACACCACCAAGCCATCAGAACAATTGGGTATACTGATGGAAATTTTGAGACCATTCGAAGCAGTGCCATTATTTAATTCACTCATTATGCGATAAACATCTAGTTCGGATTTCGGAGCATTTATATTGGCTGCACCCAAATACGTGACACCAGAAAATATGGTGCAACCTTGATCTATTTCGGAAACTaaagaataatttatatttaaataatcatacTCGTAAAAGTTACTATGAATATTAACTAACAGTATAATTAAACAttcgaatatatgtatattacaaATTTCTCAAAAGTTTAGCAAATATTATCTATTCTcgggaaatgttaaaaaaatctattcaatCCCTGAATTGGCGGGATTTTGGTTGTTATAACCGAATTTATTGCTAATCAAATGATTGAGTTTAGTATAAATGATCGAACATGTCTGTTATGGCCGAAAATCGTAATTTTTCTGTGGGGACTGATTTTCTGTTCCTAGTATCAAacaaatctatggatataatcgaACCATTCATTTAGTAACAAATCACAATGAATCTGTACAAGAAATCGTATACCGCAATTTTTCGACAAAAATTTCCAaggaatttctaaataaaatttccaatgaAATCCCATAAAATTTTACCGATTAGGGACCCTATTATCATCGTAatcaatatttgttttcataatcTCTATCATAATAAAACTGAAACTAGAactatcaaattaaatattgtacTTACTCTCCTCGTCTGTATCATTTCGTTCTGGCTTCATGACATCTTGTTTCTCATCCAAATCAACAGCATCTGCGGTTGGTTTCACCGTCATGGTGGTGGGCATGTTCCCAGTATTTGCATCTATACAATCATAAAACACCGACTGGCCAACACGATTCAGTTCTGAATTCGATTCATCACTTTTAGGTGTTGGTGTATTTGTGGCATCTTTTACAGCTAAACGTGGTATTGTTTGAGTTTTCATTAGTAGTGCTGTCGATTTATCCTGTGGTACTAACAAAGCTGGACTTGTTGTGCCCATTAAGGGCAATGtaagtgttttgtttttgagatTTGTATTATTGGAAACACCACCACCACTGCCTAAAATcgaaataaaatcaataaagttCCAATTGACTTGTAAAGGCCAATTTAATTATAAGTATATGTATAGAGTGTGTTTGATGACTGTTTACGTGCTTATTCgtttaatatttaactttttggagcaaaaaaaaaaagaggggcGTATAGTTGATGTATCGTTattcatttgttgttgttacCATAGTAGCAAACTGTTTAtgcatttatttgaaaatttacacagctgttttacaaaatatgttggAGATTTTTTAGGACGCAGAAAACGTAATAACttatattaaatgaaattcaattaaagctgaaatatttgtatgattataaattgtaaaagaattcgaaattaattaaacaacacAACTAACATAGAGACTAATTTATATACTCCTCACCatatacataaatgtatgtTATATTTATAGTGATATCAAAATTCCAAACCCTAACAAGTTTGTAttcaacataaacaaaaaatccGATTACAGAATCAAGCTCGCCTATTCCATATTAAAATCCAGTCACTTCACTACAAAGATTACATGATTTTGGATATGGAtatgcaaaataacgtatcatcaaaaaattcgaaattgagcTTTTAGTTGATTacgataattttatataaacttaaaataaatatttattaaacaaaaaataaattaatttttataatttaatttatagatttttggtaattattcgaactttttatatatataatttgaaagtaaatttttaattaggcttaagttcatttatattataatttatttgtaataatagtaagttaaatagatgatatttacaaatagaccttgacaatgaagattgttgatgacgcccttggcagggtagaaaatgcattccaatttgccaattgtctaaaattttagtattcagtgatattctttgaattattacaaataaattataatataaatgaacttaagcctaattaaaaatttactttcaaattattaatttttatattttatttaaatttactgcaaaataaaaaaggagTCTGATTAAgttaacttaaaaaaactaaaaataaatttaaatatatcgtTATAATTGTTACGTTTTATATATTATAGCTACTTTGATATCGATAtcgtcaaataaaaaaattacgaccaattttactcgatatcgaatccGGTAATTCAGCCCCATTATTCGATAAAAATTTGGCTGAATACCGAAACcgaattttaatggaaaaactAGTTATGAATacaattaataaatacaaaaacttctgttttattggaaaatatctaagcatcCTGTAAAAACTGTTCAGGTCAAGatgaaaaaacaatattattggAATCCACAATGAAAAGtaagattttttacaaaattaatagtacatttgaaaattgttgttttatttaggaTTAGGCTACTAGTTTTCactgttaaaatttgttatttccatcaaatgaaaataatatctACAGAATATTTGTATCTGTGGATAAAATGagagttttatatgtatgtaagtatatatttttcttctaaatcaATAGGTCTAtagaaagtttaaaatgtttattgtaaTTACTAAATTAATCATATAAATCAATTGTTGTTAGGTACATAGTAATTGAATAAGGTGACTCAACAATTAATGCATTGCAAATAAATTGTACACACTTCCACCCACATTTGTACAAGTTAAATCGACCTATTTAtccaattgaacaaaaaaaatccttCAGAAATATAGTAGAGTAATATTTGCAACAACTATTTATTTACCTTCACCTGCTTTATCAGATTCCAACTCTTTGAGAGCATCAGTCATAGCATTTTGTATATCCGAAATATTACGATTATTAGCAATATCCAATGATGGTTGTATATCAAGTGGTGTTGTCAAGTTACTATCGGTAACAATTTCATATTCTCCACTTGTGGTTATAGAAGATTCCGAGGATTTCGTACTTAAATTATCATCCATGTTCATAAACGTAAAAGGCAAATAAGTATTTTGTATGTCTCAAGAAGGGTAGGAGAAGTTTTTCTTATCGCAAATTTTACGTTTTTCTTCACTTTTAAAttctaatattattttattttgcaaattgtattatttgtaacatatttaataaatatttgttcattGTGTTGTATTTAGTaccacaataataataattaatggGAATGATAAGgaggaattaaaaaaatgtattcctTTTTTCAACCTTTTGGTAAATCGATGACGAATCGCTCGCCTTCCTaatgtttcttttattattttcactaCTATTGTGTTtagttataatataaaaaaaattgtatgtaagtGGGGTATGATGTGACAATCAATTAACTCCTCGGGGggtttgtaaaattttcaatcttacgtatagaaattttttattacaaacttATTTTCACTATTCCTTTTGCTGGCTTTGatcattaaacaaaattattaccaATATTCACATCCGTttgcttattttgtttataaatatttcgaatttttgttattgtttaatatttatcgtagagagaaaattttttttctatttttgcaaTTTCTTTCTTTGTTCAAATtctaattttacttattttgacACTTGCTTCATATATGTATTCTTTTCTTATATCGTATTTTTtggaacgtttttttttttcttttgtaattaattcttttcacgCCAATGTGGCAACTTTGCGTTTGTTTACTGTCAAACATATTGCACGCCGCGTCTTTTTGACAGTTAACCATACGTGAAAAAAGAAGGTTATatagtattttagtaaaattttcttaagtaaattgttaattttttatttgttaaattgtaataattaaattaaaaaaaaatgtggccCCGTTTTGGAGTAAAAGTGGGTAATAGCACCCTTTGCATAGCACATGTTAAACCGTCTGACACAAAACCAGATGTTATAGCCAACAAGCAGGGAGATCGTGTATCACAAGCATGTTTATTATGGGATGGCTTGGATGAGATCGAATGCGGTCTGACTGCTAAACAAAAAATGTCCTCCAAACCGAAGCAGGCTGTCGCAAATAGCTTTCAGTTTCTTAAGCCTGCAGAAGACATAACGGAGGAATTATCTACAAAGGCCAGCAAAACGATACCATGTGAATATGATTCAGAAAAGCATACGTTCATGCTGAAAGCAATGCAGCCCACCAATGAAGATGACGACAAGGAGGTTGTTAAGGAGATTTCAGCATTTGAAGTACAAGTCAAGCTTTTCGAATCGGAACTTGAACTAGCCAGACAATATTACAGTGATGCTGCCCAAAAGCCTGTTGTTGTCCTTTCTATACCTAGTTACTATCCTGCAAACTCTTGGACTTTGTTGACTCAAGCTGCGGAGAAAGCTGGCTTCCATGTGGCTCAAATAGTGGATGAACCAACTGCCGCAGTTTTAGCCTATGGTATTGGCGAAGAAGTCTCCAACGATGATGCCAAATATGTATTAACTGTTAAATGTGGAGGCCTGTTCTCACATTTTGCTTTGTACGAAGTTAAGCATGGTCTATACACAAAAGTTGAATGCTTTGGTCCATTTCCAATTGGCGGACATCAATTCACGGAGGAGTTagtgaaatttatttgtgaagAATTTCAAAGGAAATACAAATTGGATCCTCATGAAAGTCGTCGCTCATTAGCCAAGATTCGTAGTGCTGCTGCCAACTGTAAACATATTCTGTCAACTCTACCTTCTACCCAACTGTATATAGATTCATTAATGGATGGTGTAGATTTCAATAATCAAATGAGTCGTGCTCGCTTCGAAAGTCTCATACAGCCagttataaattcatttatgcAAATACTGAATGAATGTGTGGATAAGGCTTTGAAGGGGCATCCGGAGATGAAAAAACTCgataatattgttttattgggTGCCACTACCCAGATACCCAAGTTACAATCAGCGATTTCCAGCAAATACCCAGatgttgaaataaattgttCAATATCTGCCGATGAGGTCGTAGCAGTGGGTTGTGCTCGACAAACCCTTTACCTAGAGGATAGCGAAAAACAAGTTTTGGAGCCATCGGAAGAATGTGAATGTGTGGCCGAGGAAGTGACCATATGGCATGGTTCCGCTGAAGACGATGAAAATGCTCAAAAACTATTAAATCCTGGTGATGTTTTGCCCAAAACTGTAGTTTTAAACATCAAACTAAAGGATTCATCTCTGGATTCCGAAGTATTCCAATTGCGTTATGGTTCAAAAGTCAATGAGGTACATATCAAGAAGGCTGCCACCAGCATACCTGAGGAGGGCTTTGTACGTCTTGAAGCTGAAATACAAAAGGCGGAAAACAGTGTGCCACTAGTACGATTAAGATGTATATGATTGATCAAAGCATGACTATAGAAAGGACGCACGATTGTTAAAGGGAAATAACGCCTTCAGAAATGcttttttagatttaattttttcttttattaaaacaacTAATAAACTTtcgtaaaatacataaaatgcaATAGAAAAACCttgttttctgtaaaaaaaaaaaaaaaaccaaacgactttctttatttatttgtttctgatagtttatttatttattgtacatAGTTgattaaaaatccattttatcTTCATTCATTTGCACAGCTTTTGCCTTTAAGCTATTCTCCAATTTACGCAGGAACTCCTCAAATACCACCACCCCCTTGAacatacttgtttttttgtaatcCTTAATACGCAGTTTTTCACCAGTTTCCTccttatttttggttttttcatcaAATGCATTAATTTCCTGCAATAATTGTGCAATGTTTGGTACAGCGGTTggattaaatttatttgcagCATTCGCATTAAATGGGACACAAACTTTTCCCGTAGCTGGATGTATACAAAATGGAGCTTTCAGTAAATGGTTAAATCCTTTAGTAACGTTTATATCTAAACGAGGATACAAGCAGGCTAACTGGATTtcttcaattatattttttaatcttcgcGACCATACTGAAGATGTTGAATTGCAGCGCATTGAGTTGGCATAACGCTTGAAAGCTTCCCAGACACCTCGAGCTGGAGCACCATCTTGAACATTGTGGAGCAAAAATTGTTCAGCATCTTTACGGGCCGTATCGTCAGCAATAAACTGACATAGTTTTCCTATGCCCTTTGGCGAACAAAACAGATTTTGATCGttcaaaattatttcttcaAATATGGGTTCTATAATCTTAAATGCTCTCTTAATGCTATGATGCATTTTCTCTCCTATATGAACTCTGGGAACATTCACTCCCTCAACCACGACATGTGTGACGACCTGAAAGTATTCCGCTACCGCTGACCGTCCTGCTGTATCCAAATGCCGAGCATCATAATCGCACACCCAGCAATGGACACCACGACGACCGGAAAAAACCCATAGTATGTGCTCCCATCCAAAATCTTCACGTATGGCTCCATCTAGGACACGAGCTGCAACAACCATAAATTTCCAGCATTTGTGGCAAACGTCAGCACCACTACAACAAGTACGTACATCATCATAATCTGTCATATCGATATCAAATACCAATTCACGTTGTACTGGAGTCATAGCGGCAGATGAAATGAGATTATTTTTAGGTCTGAAAATGCAAATTCAagttaaaatttatgtatacatttttgtgttttaaaacctAACCATATACATATTCATGTATATTCTAAAGTTAGGTTATGTAAACTATAAACTTAACTATAAACGTATTTGCCACGATTTAATTTGTTCTATTCAAAATTCTTAAGTAAATACAAATGGACATtcaattgtttttatacccttggAGAATTTGCCTAAAAAGTAGTAGTACTTATGCTAAAACAGATCGCGTTAATAACTTTTCTCATTGCGCTCAATAGTTATGtaggtttaaatttaaaaattaaaaaaaaatcttaaaaattgtaattatacCAATAGAATTCCTAATTTAAAGAGATTTATCTTTTCAAAGAGTGCATTTAAACGGAATCTACTAGATTTTTTTGAGAGCTAAACTAGCATATTATTCAGTAATGGTTTTTGAGTACTCGCATAAGTATTTGCTCAAATAACtatattctttttatactaATGGTTGCTGAATTTATTTCCTTTTGTTTTCCAATAAatgcttatttttttaagttttagttttactattattactattattcattatttatttgttaaaatattgtattaagcGTATATGGCCCAATGGGCTCgactatttaaataaagaatgaaatgaaatgagaATTCCCTAGGAACCAAAGTATACCTAGTAACTATCAGcgtgtgtttaaatatttattccaTAGGATTTTACTATCAATCAAAATTGAAGCTTTCATTTGACACCAATTTTGGCGGTATTCATACATTGCGGTAGTTGTCTGAAAACAAAATGTGTTTGGAGATAAATGCAAATGTACCGgatataaaatttcatgataTAAATTTTATCGCGACaattttttcagatattttactATGATTAAGAACATAATTTTATTGGGGAACAATTTTAACTTATGCATTATTTTTTAACGCCCCTCACACTCGTGGGTAtcatttataatgaaattgttATGATATGATAGCCAAGTTCAAAAATATCTGTTAATTgcattctcaaaaaaaaaaaaaattataaacattagttaaatataaatgaatacATAGATATCAAACGAATGATTTGTGCCTCCACAGCCGCAATTAACTGTCTACTACTCCACTTCGTCAAGTGGATTTATGTACTCATCCAGTAGAATGTACTACTTATACTGGACTTAACCTTAATGCAGAACCCCCAATTGATAATTGTATATATTGTTTCAAGCTGATAATACATTAATGACATTAAAATTAACCTAGTGAACTTCATGGAAAATTATTTagtctaacccccattaacacgaagtctggttatgttttaactaatagttatactgacagttttcatacaaaaataattttaaccgacagtataactattagttaaggcttaaccagacttcgtgttaatgggggtaattttaataacaaaacatttaatcatTTGGCTATATTTTTTTAGACCAGTCATCTTGGAACTGccttaaaaatcttaaatctttcgttaaatacaattttcgtACACAGTACaccacaaacatttttatttgtaaatcgTTTATGGGcattaaataaacatatgtacATGAGATGAATCTAACActatgtttatagaaaaaatctatTGTTAACATcatttacatatgtaaatgattatattaaaacaaagtaAAACGTACCTCGTATTCATAACGGCTCCAATATCAATTTTTAATGGGCATTTTGAGCATAATTCTTTTTCAAATTCACTTGGAGTGTCAAAACATAAATAACGTATGTATATATCATCGTGTAAACTAAACGAAATTTCACGATTAGTAAATATACCCTTTTCGGCTATAAATAGAAAGAATAAAAATGATGTgatgtttatgttattttaagGCTCATGCAATTACACATAcaagtttaaataaacaaaaaatacccAAAGAAACATGTTATTTTAATCATTAGAAACTCTCATTGTTTACTTACATAAACCGTACGAAAGCCATCTGTAGAATGGCTTGTGCGGAAATAGACGCTTGTAATAGACAGGTAACATATCAGGTAGAACTTCAGGATCGTAGATCacattatttgttgttgttgttgacggCTTTTGTTGTTCCGCATGCTGATCTAAATTCATTTGTTCGCTGGCATTATCAACTTCCATTTCAGGCATTCTTagaataatatgtatttaaatttgtaataaaaaagaaaaagctgCAATAGAATAAAGGTTGAAACAGTTGCAGTCATTAATAGTATACTTATTATCGTTAAGGTTTCTAAGAAGCACATTGCTGCCAATAAAAAAATTGCtgtaatagttttaattttttttattaaattattttggttttatgggtttttatatgttaataaaacattaaagaatgacaaaaatataatatatttttaaatatataattattaaatcacTGATACATGATTTCTAAACGTACATGCTCTTTTTTATTGAGTTACTTGCTCTAATTGATTTCCATAGGTAtcagtttaaattgttttagcATACTTaaagaaaagataaaatattttaagttagtattattttaattttagacttTAAAGGAGTTGTTATTTGTTGCTCCTTCtcctatttatttatattaatgttaTTAATAATTACATTTCTAAACATGGTCATCATGTTTGCGGTAGGACGTTTGTTTTCATTATACGAAAACAATCAATCCTATGTCGacacaaaatacatacatgaaCCTTGTGCTTTTTGTGATTATTTACTCTAAACCTATAATTAATGATATACCAGAAACTTTTCACGCAACAGTAAGGCGTATATCTTGCATTTTATGCTGTTGCCACAGGTCTTCGGAGTGTTTGGCGGGACCCGTACTATAGAGCGTAACCGAAGCAATGTGATTGTTGGGCATCACTTCAAAAATGATGTCCTGATAGCCGTAACAAAAAGTAGAACCAAATGGATTAGCAGTATTGGTAGATGAAGCTCTATGAAGAACGACAGGTCTTTCCGAGGGAACCATGGCAGCGCTTATTTCATTCCACTTGGAATAAGCATTTATTGTAACAGGACTTGTGGGTGTATCTCCGTAGGAAGCACGAGAACCGCCATCGTTTAAGGATCGCTCTGGCTGCAGTTGAAACTGAAATTCGCACCTATGATAcatattgaaattgaaatgcCCCGGATAGTTGGTGTGCAAAATGAATTTCTTGCATGTTTGGGTGCGAGCATCGAATAAAACATCGATACCCAAAGTGAAGTAATTAAAGAATATATCACTGCGCTTGCTTTGAGCTTGACGATTGACATTGGAGGaatgtattttcattttatcTTCACTCTTGAAGAATATGCGATTTGGTGCTCCCAGTTGAGTGGTCACATCTTGACAACTATCGCCAAATAGAatttcctttgaaaaacatTGTCTACGTGGTTCGAGAGATCGTCCAGAGCCTTCTGTGAACAGTTTCAATTTCAAGCCTTTAGTACTGCCCAATACTGTACGTAATACTGTGACTGATTCCAAATAGATTTGACGATGATAGCAGGACAATGGCAAAGGTGGAGTTTTATTCTCAGATACATTACTGCCAGCATATAGCGACATCTTCGAGACGACAGGCGAAGCCCCACTTAAAAATACCAAAGAACCCAATCCATGAGCATAACCAGCATGCAATTTACTATC
This genomic window contains:
- the GAPcenA gene encoding rab GTPase-activating protein 1-like isoform X2 codes for the protein MGTTSPALLVPQDKSTALLMKTQTIPRLAVKDATNTPTPKSDESNSELNRVGQSVFYDCIDANTGNMPTTMTVKPTADAVDLDEKQDVMKPERNDTDEEISEIDQGCTIFSGVTYLGAANINAPKSELDVYRIMSELNNGTASNGLKISISIPNCSDGLVVLHDADSNTIIATYEIQSIILYFRGPIETVEHGCFAFTWLHGDSLFQCHIFRCHIPEAVNQVSACFQKAFQTYPPSMTCSLTSAVDSNMMNSITSDISGNPLNTAGYEFLVSLEIREKVAKNSYTAVPRDRHCFRLRANTDKEVYITVKQTPSTVLQPLLIERCFGVLLSPGKLVRQADMQLIDMLTMGYIQPNASASTSANVSGNGSTITATANGDAPAPLTPLCLNAYHIRAEWKAGEKAFEQFNVETSKTFLTVAVDIVIRGIQEPVRFVMETPVSIHAASELRLMDHFISKRLPMTLRFYLHLKRTTDEYSWKVSSIDPSEEITEPPQQSTSSSYLLKFGMNNLSRIVRSASIASIEDECPTDPEDLSDGDEPLLSGTGEVSKDCSQDTLDEWDPVLKEWDGEKRPKNLAPLVRLGVPEALREMIWKKLAGVDTKTEMLDMYKNLITKETKCETVIQRDIHRTFPAHKCFKESGGSGQDALFKVSKAYAVYDSEVGYCQGLSFIAASLLLHMPEEDAFCVLVSLMYDYSLRDLYKQGFEVLYLRLYQLDRLIKDHLPKLHEHFVNCGIETHMYASQWLLTLFTARFPLCFVFHVLDVFLLDGIPLLFQVALTLLSICENDLRQLDFEGILKYFRVTLPKKCRSSSQARRIMKMACDRKIKKLKQYEDEFMQKKQNEERLEKEAQIYENRFGGERRKLQGEINDLQQKLADANERAIEKEKKHTGIIQDYKQIIQRLEQDMTTLNETLGTVMTTVSKCQNCSQHIEQDNHANSVTTSTNDNMSLINSNANEAPLGPLDPLHSAHHRIRELELELAQAKLAQVEAECKNQDLNHQLSTTITEMQSNRNSWQPWFSKTLNTLQEKVSTRGNRDAQPTATFQSYTGSESNSPSGHQVS